A region from the Acidiferrobacter sp. SPIII_3 genome encodes:
- the erpA gene encoding iron-sulfur cluster insertion protein ErpA — MTRTALKEIAAPIEATGAVGGIEDPITVSASALEKMRALMGEEGQSPLYLRIWVGGGGCAGFQYGFCFEGATEPGDRVIEKDGVQVVIDPLSLPYLTGVEIDYRDDLKGARFIVKNPNARTTCGCGNSFSA, encoded by the coding sequence ATGACTCGCACGGCATTGAAAGAGATCGCGGCCCCCATCGAGGCGACGGGGGCCGTGGGCGGAATAGAGGATCCCATTACGGTAAGCGCGAGCGCGCTCGAAAAGATGCGCGCCCTCATGGGTGAGGAAGGTCAGAGCCCGCTTTACCTGCGCATATGGGTGGGCGGCGGCGGTTGCGCCGGATTCCAATATGGCTTTTGCTTCGAGGGGGCCACAGAGCCCGGGGACCGGGTCATCGAGAAGGATGGCGTCCAGGTGGTCATAGACCCGCTCAGCCTGCCGTATCTCACGGGCGTCGAGATCGACTACCGGGACGACCTGAAGGGGGCGCGCTTTATCGTGAAGAACCCCAACGCGCGCACCACCTGCGGCTGCGGTAACTCGTTTTCCGCCTGA
- a CDS encoding bifunctional diguanylate cyclase/phosphodiesterase, protein MAEYEQTHAPSGDRTAEAERLAILQVLIDVLALPLAAGPRAGPLLRRICTGLVAASPAITFAYYVVLDEHADELRPEFSAGARAPDPRITRGQAALLWAIARARRVRLYHADDPRAPAWLVAGHDAVDFVLFPFGAAPAQGIGVVGAREPGFFARVGLESFSAFTNLGDLTLTLRTLALRDPLTGLPNRALFLDRLIHACAHARRMERLLGVALLDLDGFKLVNDRDGHAAGDALLRRVGRAIQSFLRPGDTLARIGGDEFALLFVDIPCLNDLEVLCERLLKVLRETGPVPSAVPGLAITGSLGVTVFPLDDNDADTLMRHADLALYAAKAGGRDQYRVHSVEFEEAAHQGLKMRDMVRSALGDNRMVLYYQPIVRIDGPIVGAEALLRLRHDEYGLLAPEAFAGVLDSGALACALGRHVLETAAAHAERWIMAGVRTPEGLPLRISVNVSAAYLLDPGFLGDVRAMFARHPRLVASALEIEITESAPLRDLGCVHQTLHACLALGLRVALDDFGTGSASLTYLQKLPAQTLKIDRSFVRDMAHDPKDYAIVSAVAHAGHLLGLEVVAEGAETDRHLELLRGLGCLCVQGYAIARPMSADDLPGWCRAYEERRDAAR, encoded by the coding sequence ATGGCGGAATACGAACAGACGCACGCGCCCTCCGGGGATAGGACCGCCGAGGCCGAGCGTCTGGCCATCCTGCAGGTTTTGATCGACGTCCTGGCCCTGCCGCTCGCCGCTGGCCCCCGGGCCGGGCCGCTATTGCGGCGTATCTGCACGGGTCTGGTCGCGGCCAGTCCCGCCATTACGTTCGCGTACTATGTTGTCCTCGATGAGCACGCCGATGAGTTGCGCCCCGAGTTCTCGGCGGGGGCCCGTGCCCCGGATCCGCGGATCACGCGCGGGCAGGCGGCCTTGTTGTGGGCCATCGCGCGCGCCCGGCGCGTGCGTTTGTATCACGCCGATGATCCCCGCGCGCCGGCGTGGCTGGTAGCCGGCCACGACGCAGTCGACTTCGTGTTGTTTCCGTTCGGCGCGGCCCCCGCGCAGGGGATCGGTGTCGTGGGCGCGCGCGAGCCGGGCTTCTTCGCGAGGGTCGGTCTCGAGTCGTTCTCGGCGTTCACGAATCTCGGCGACCTCACCCTCACCCTAAGGACGCTCGCCTTGCGCGATCCGCTCACAGGATTGCCGAATCGCGCGCTGTTTCTCGACCGCCTCATTCATGCCTGCGCCCACGCGCGCCGCATGGAGCGTCTCCTCGGGGTGGCATTGCTCGATCTCGACGGCTTCAAGCTCGTCAATGATCGGGACGGACATGCCGCGGGCGATGCCCTCTTGCGGCGGGTCGGCAGGGCCATACAGTCCTTTTTGCGTCCCGGCGACACACTGGCCCGGATCGGCGGCGACGAGTTCGCCCTCTTGTTCGTCGATATACCCTGCCTCAACGATCTCGAGGTCCTGTGCGAACGCCTGCTTAAGGTCCTGCGCGAGACCGGGCCTGTGCCATCGGCGGTGCCGGGCCTTGCCATCACGGGAAGCCTCGGCGTCACGGTGTTTCCGCTCGATGACAACGACGCCGATACCCTCATGCGTCACGCCGATCTCGCGCTCTACGCGGCCAAGGCCGGGGGCCGTGATCAATACCGAGTCCACAGTGTGGAATTCGAGGAGGCCGCCCATCAAGGTCTCAAGATGCGCGACATGGTGCGCTCGGCGCTGGGCGATAACCGCATGGTCCTGTATTACCAGCCGATCGTGCGCATCGATGGACCGATCGTGGGCGCCGAGGCCTTGCTGCGGCTTCGGCATGACGAGTACGGCCTTTTGGCGCCGGAGGCCTTCGCCGGTGTGCTCGATTCCGGCGCGCTGGCCTGCGCCCTCGGACGCCATGTCCTGGAGACCGCGGCCGCGCACGCCGAGCGTTGGATAATGGCCGGGGTGCGCACCCCCGAAGGTCTGCCGTTACGCATCTCGGTCAACGTGAGTGCCGCATACCTGCTCGATCCGGGCTTTCTCGGGGACGTGCGCGCGATGTTTGCGCGTCACCCCCGGCTCGTGGCCTCGGCGCTCGAGATCGAGATAACCGAGTCCGCGCCCCTGCGGGATCTCGGCTGCGTCCATCAGACCTTGCACGCCTGTCTGGCGCTCGGGCTGCGCGTGGCGCTCGATGACTTCGGGACCGGGTCGGCTTCGCTCACCTATCTGCAGAAGCTGCCCGCGCAAACCCTGAAGATCGATCGGAGCTTCGTCCGCGACATGGCCCATGACCCCAAGGACTACGCGATCGTCTCTGCGGTCGCGCACGCAGGCCATCTCCTGGGGCTCGAGGTCGTGGCCGAAGGGGCCGAGACCGATCGCCACCTGGAACTCCTTCGTGGTCTGGGCTGCCTGTGCGTGCAGGGCTATGCCATCGCCCGCCCCATGTCCGCGGACGATCTCCCGGGCTGGTGCCGGGCCTATGAGGAGCGGCGCGACGCGGCCCGCTGA
- a CDS encoding ferredoxin family protein has translation MIRIEEKLFQNRYRVDAGRSHIEIADPDVCAVHCQDKPCTFCCPAGCYAEDNGGRVTLITDGCLECGTCRVICGEHRNVRWEYPRGGYGILFKFG, from the coding sequence ATGATACGCATAGAAGAAAAGCTCTTCCAAAACCGCTATCGCGTGGATGCCGGACGATCGCATATCGAAATCGCCGACCCCGACGTCTGCGCCGTTCACTGCCAGGACAAGCCCTGCACCTTTTGCTGTCCGGCCGGCTGCTACGCCGAGGACAACGGCGGGCGTGTGACGCTGATCACCGATGGATGCCTGGAGTGCGGGACTTGCCGGGTGATCTGCGGTGAACACCGCAACGTCCGCTGGGAATACCCGCGCGGGGGTTATGGGATATTGTTCAAGTTCGGCTAA
- a CDS encoding FAD-dependent monooxygenase: MSEHFDAIVVGAGPAGNAAAYTMAKAGLKVLQIERGEYSGSKNVQGAILYSDALERIIPDFREDAPLERHVIEQRVWVLDDESCTGGTYRSEDFSKPPYNRYTIIRSQFDRWFSQKVREAGALVVCETTVLDLHMDGRRVVGVRTDRENGSVYADIVVLADGVNSLLARKAGFHEELKPRDVALAVKEIHFLPESTIEERFNIKGTEGVVIEMAGKITQGMVGTGFLYTNKESVTVGVGCLLSDFKKSGVAPYALLEQMKAHPAIRPLLAGGEMKEYTAHLIPEGGYKAIPAVYGDGWLMVGDAGMFVNAVHREGSNLAMTTGRLAAETVIDLKAQGKPMTAQNLARYRKILDESFVMKDLKKYKDVPDIMDRNRQFFTAYPNLVSQAAHTLLTVDGVDKKTKERSIRKKFTRARTTLGLFADAFRLWRAFE; this comes from the coding sequence ATGTCCGAGCATTTTGATGCCATTGTCGTGGGTGCGGGGCCGGCTGGGAATGCCGCCGCCTATACCATGGCCAAGGCCGGCCTCAAGGTCTTGCAGATCGAGCGCGGCGAGTATTCGGGATCCAAGAATGTCCAGGGGGCGATCCTGTATTCCGATGCCCTGGAGCGGATCATCCCGGATTTCCGGGAGGATGCGCCACTCGAACGCCATGTCATAGAGCAGCGCGTCTGGGTTCTGGACGACGAGTCCTGTACCGGCGGCACCTACCGGTCGGAGGATTTCAGCAAGCCCCCCTATAATCGCTATACCATCATCCGCTCTCAATTCGACCGCTGGTTTTCGCAAAAGGTGCGGGAGGCCGGGGCGTTGGTCGTATGCGAGACCACCGTGCTCGACCTGCACATGGACGGACGCCGGGTGGTGGGGGTGCGCACCGATCGTGAGAACGGCTCCGTCTATGCCGATATCGTCGTCCTCGCCGATGGCGTGAACTCGCTGCTCGCGCGCAAGGCCGGGTTTCACGAGGAGTTGAAGCCCCGGGATGTGGCATTGGCCGTAAAGGAGATCCACTTTCTCCCGGAATCGACCATCGAGGAGCGGTTCAACATCAAAGGCACGGAGGGCGTGGTCATCGAGATGGCCGGCAAGATCACCCAGGGCATGGTGGGTACGGGCTTCTTGTATACGAACAAGGAGTCGGTGACCGTCGGCGTTGGTTGCCTGCTTTCGGACTTCAAGAAGAGCGGGGTCGCGCCTTATGCCCTGCTCGAGCAGATGAAGGCGCATCCCGCCATACGGCCGCTGCTCGCGGGTGGCGAGATGAAGGAATACACCGCGCACCTGATCCCCGAGGGCGGCTATAAGGCCATCCCCGCAGTCTACGGCGATGGATGGCTCATGGTCGGCGATGCCGGCATGTTCGTGAACGCCGTGCACCGCGAGGGATCAAACCTGGCCATGACCACCGGGCGGCTCGCGGCCGAGACGGTCATCGATCTGAAGGCCCAAGGCAAGCCCATGACCGCGCAAAACCTGGCGCGTTACCGCAAGATCCTGGACGAGAGTTTTGTCATGAAGGACCTCAAAAAATACAAGGATGTGCCTGATATCATGGACAGGAACCGCCAGTTCTTCACCGCCTACCCCAATCTCGTGAGCCAGGCGGCACATACCTTGTTGACCGTCGATGGCGTCGACAAAAAAACCAAGGAGCGTTCCATCCGCAAGAAATTCACCCGCGCGCGCACGACCCTCGGGTTGTTCGCCGACGCCTTCAGGCTGTGGAGGGCATTCGAATGA
- a CDS encoding electron transfer flavoprotein subunit alpha/FixB family protein, with the protein MTVTPKAPTPRPAGRRVQKLDERLAGYKGVWVFVEYERGQVHPVSWELLGEGRKLADALKVELAAVLLGPPDGAVRGFCDQAIHHGADLCYLACHPALKDYRNAPYTAVLTELVNRYCPEILLLGATTLGRDLAGAVATTMKTGLTADCTGLAIDPENRGLAATRPTFGGSLLCTIVTLNYRPQMATIRPRVMATPLADTGRTGRVIEYPVALAEESIITKVLEFIPDARVAEANLPFADIIVSGGRGMKRQENFRLIQDLARVLGAEVGASRPVIQAGWVGADRQVGQSGKTVRPRLYIAAGISGAVQHRVGMDKSDVIIAINEDANAPIFDFAHYGIVGNAMTILPALTQAFTEHLQARKQAC; encoded by the coding sequence ATGACAGTCACACCAAAAGCCCCGACCCCGCGCCCCGCCGGGCGCCGTGTTCAGAAGCTTGACGAACGCCTCGCCGGCTACAAGGGCGTCTGGGTATTCGTCGAATATGAGCGCGGTCAGGTCCATCCGGTCTCCTGGGAGCTGCTCGGCGAGGGCCGCAAGCTCGCCGATGCCCTCAAGGTGGAGCTCGCCGCGGTGCTGCTCGGTCCGCCGGATGGCGCCGTGCGCGGGTTCTGCGATCAGGCAATCCACCATGGCGCGGACCTTTGTTATCTCGCCTGCCATCCGGCCCTGAAGGATTACCGCAACGCCCCCTATACCGCCGTCCTTACCGAGCTCGTCAATCGCTACTGTCCGGAGATCCTGTTGCTCGGCGCGACCACGCTCGGGCGTGATCTCGCCGGAGCCGTGGCCACGACCATGAAGACCGGACTCACGGCCGACTGCACGGGGCTTGCGATCGATCCCGAGAACCGCGGGCTCGCGGCCACCCGCCCGACGTTCGGCGGCAGCCTGTTGTGTACGATCGTGACACTGAATTACCGCCCGCAGATGGCAACCATACGCCCGCGCGTCATGGCCACGCCCTTGGCGGACACGGGGCGCACGGGACGCGTCATAGAGTATCCGGTGGCCTTGGCCGAAGAGTCGATCATCACCAAGGTCCTGGAGTTCATTCCCGATGCTCGGGTCGCCGAGGCCAACCTGCCGTTCGCCGACATCATCGTGAGCGGTGGGCGGGGAATGAAGCGCCAGGAGAACTTCCGCCTCATCCAGGACTTGGCGCGCGTGCTTGGCGCCGAGGTGGGCGCCAGCCGGCCGGTCATCCAGGCCGGCTGGGTCGGCGCCGATCGTCAGGTCGGGCAGTCGGGGAAGACCGTGCGCCCGCGGCTTTATATCGCGGCTGGCATCTCGGGGGCCGTGCAGCACCGGGTCGGCATGGATAAATCGGATGTGATCATCGCCATCAACGAGGACGCCAACGCCCCGATCTTCGATTTCGCGCACTACGGCATCGTCGGCAACGCCATGACCATCCTGCCGGCCCTGACCCAGGCGTTCACAGAGCATTTACAGGCCCGCAAGCAGGCCTGCTGA
- the nifW gene encoding nitrogenase-stabilizing/protective protein NifW: MKDRSQGSESQWLFRELAALSAAEEFFEYFAVPYDRHVVNVNRLHILKRFRQYLATALDDPPADREGLRALCASLLARSHADFARSSAQAEKVFRVFQDPTPQVAVTAIQRVSATRPKGE; encoded by the coding sequence ATGAAGGATCGGTCTCAGGGATCTGAAAGCCAGTGGCTGTTTCGCGAGTTGGCCGCGCTGTCGGCCGCCGAGGAGTTTTTTGAATACTTCGCGGTACCCTATGACCGACACGTCGTGAACGTCAACCGCCTCCATATCTTAAAGCGCTTCCGTCAATATCTGGCGACCGCCCTCGATGACCCGCCCGCCGACCGCGAGGGCCTGCGCGCCCTGTGTGCATCGCTGCTCGCCAGATCCCATGCCGACTTCGCGCGCTCCAGCGCGCAGGCCGAGAAGGTGTTCCGGGTGTTTCAGGACCCGACGCCGCAGGTCGCGGTCACGGCCATTCAGCGCGTCTCTGCCACGCGTCCCAAGGGGGAGTGA
- the nifV gene encoding homocitrate synthase, which yields MDLTVGINDTTLRDGEQTAGVVFSAEEKIAIACALDQAGIAEMEVGIPILGPEERETIRAIGALGLRARPMVWARMCPADLDAASLCGNVLVHLSIPVSDIHIQHKLKRSHAWVLKTVTRFVGMAVDRGMRVSVGAEDASRADPDFLCRVAEVAQKAGAWRLRFADTLGVLDPFTTRERIGALVRHSDLPIEMHAHDDLGLATANTLAAVLAGARCVNTTVNGLGERAGNASLEEVVLALHVIYRRTTGIDMTQLPAISGLVGQASGRPAPPQKSVVGDAVFTHEAGIHVDGLLKDVRTYQGFDPAEVGRSHRIVLGKYSGSRAVTHVYDKLGIALSREQARRIVALVRAHAIRTKTSPSDQDLHDFLGQTRSLGLAGATL from the coding sequence ATGGATCTTACGGTAGGCATCAATGACACCACCTTGCGCGACGGCGAACAGACCGCGGGCGTGGTCTTTAGCGCCGAGGAGAAGATCGCCATCGCCTGCGCCCTGGACCAGGCCGGCATCGCCGAGATGGAGGTCGGCATACCGATTCTCGGTCCCGAGGAGCGCGAGACGATCCGCGCGATCGGCGCGCTCGGCCTGCGCGCCCGGCCCATGGTCTGGGCGCGCATGTGTCCCGCCGACCTCGATGCCGCGAGCCTGTGCGGTAACGTCCTCGTCCATCTGTCCATTCCGGTATCGGACATTCATATTCAGCACAAACTGAAACGCAGCCACGCGTGGGTGCTAAAGACCGTGACGCGTTTCGTGGGGATGGCCGTGGATCGGGGGATGAGGGTGTCGGTCGGCGCCGAGGATGCCTCGCGCGCCGATCCGGACTTTTTGTGCCGCGTGGCGGAGGTGGCGCAGAAGGCCGGCGCCTGGCGCCTGCGATTTGCCGATACCCTGGGGGTGCTGGATCCGTTCACCACCCGCGAACGCATCGGTGCGCTCGTGCGCCATAGCGATCTGCCGATCGAGATGCATGCCCACGATGATCTGGGTCTTGCCACGGCCAATACCCTGGCGGCGGTGTTGGCCGGTGCGCGCTGCGTCAATACCACCGTCAATGGCCTGGGCGAGCGCGCCGGCAACGCCAGCCTGGAGGAGGTGGTGCTCGCGCTTCATGTGATCTATCGGCGCACGACCGGCATCGACATGACGCAGCTGCCGGCGATCTCGGGGCTCGTCGGCCAAGCCTCGGGTCGCCCGGCCCCTCCGCAGAAGAGCGTGGTGGGGGATGCGGTGTTTACCCACGAGGCCGGCATCCATGTCGACGGACTTCTGAAGGACGTGCGCACCTATCAGGGGTTCGACCCGGCGGAGGTCGGGCGATCGCATCGCATCGTGCTCGGGAAATATTCGGGTTCGCGGGCCGTGACCCATGTCTATGACAAGCTTGGCATCGCCTTGAGCCGTGAGCAGGCGCGCCGCATCGTGGCCCTGGTCCGGGCGCACGCGATTCGCACCAAGACCTCGCCGAGCGATCAGGATCTGCATGACTTTCTGGGCCAAACCCGGAGCCTCGGGCTGGCGGGGGCGACTTTATGA
- the iscU gene encoding Fe-S cluster assembly scaffold IscU — MSYGDKVLDHYENPRNVGGFDKDDEAIGTGMVGAPACGDVMRLQIRVDDGGVITEARFKTYGCGSAIAASSLTTEWLKGRTLAEALAIKNQAIADELALPPVKIHCSVLAEDAIRAAVADYRAKHALSPGAERAA; from the coding sequence ATGAGCTATGGCGACAAGGTGCTCGATCATTACGAAAATCCCCGCAACGTCGGAGGATTCGACAAGGACGATGAGGCCATCGGAACCGGCATGGTCGGGGCGCCGGCCTGCGGGGACGTCATGCGCCTGCAGATCCGCGTGGACGATGGCGGTGTCATCACCGAGGCGCGGTTCAAGACCTATGGTTGCGGGAGCGCGATCGCCGCCAGCTCCCTTACCACCGAGTGGTTGAAAGGGCGAACCCTGGCGGAGGCTTTGGCGATCAAAAACCAGGCGATAGCCGATGAACTGGCGTTGCCGCCGGTCAAGATCCACTGCTCGGTCTTGGCCGAGGATGCCATACGCGCCGCGGTCGCGGACTACCGCGCCAAGCACGCGCTCTCGCCCGGCGCCGAGCGCGCCGCCTAA
- the nifA gene encoding nif-specific transcriptional activator NifA produces the protein MTKRPEANATTQVLAMYEISKALNSCADLAKNLRATLEILASYLHMQRGMVALVQDDGALQTVSAHGLSRQEKDRGRYLKGEGIIGRVLKTGLPMVIPDVADEPLFLNRTQSRDLGEGQAIAFICVPIKMGRETVGILSVDREADAPQRSTRFEQDVRFLKMVTILIGHAVKQSRVIAAERAALLSEKQRLETALKGRYSIDNVIGHGKRMQEVFAEVHKVAPGRATVLLRGESGTGKEMIARAIHYLSPRKDKPFIRVNCAALTETLLESELFGHEKGAFTGASQERKGRFESAHGGTLFLDEIGEISPAFQTKLLRVLQEREFERVGGNKSIRVDVRLICATNRDLEAAVTDGTFREDLYYRINVVAIFLPPLRERHEDIPFLVEHCLDKFNRENGRQVRMAPEAMRILLRCNWTGNVRELENCVERSATMAQGDVIELPDLSCQQGKCFSGVLQEGWAAKGGTQHPLSRVDARAGVSAAGTAPAPPPAGSERERLIWALEQCGWVQAKAARLLNLTPRQVGYALKKHAIPLRRL, from the coding sequence ATGACCAAGCGGCCAGAGGCCAACGCAACAACACAAGTGCTCGCCATGTACGAGATCAGCAAGGCCCTCAACTCCTGCGCCGACCTGGCCAAGAACCTGCGGGCCACCCTCGAAATCCTGGCGTCCTATCTGCACATGCAGCGTGGCATGGTGGCGCTGGTGCAGGACGACGGGGCGCTGCAGACGGTGAGCGCGCATGGCCTGAGCCGCCAGGAGAAAGACCGCGGACGCTACCTGAAGGGCGAAGGCATCATCGGGCGGGTGCTGAAGACCGGTCTGCCCATGGTCATACCGGACGTGGCCGACGAGCCGTTGTTCTTGAACCGCACGCAATCACGGGATCTGGGCGAAGGGCAGGCGATCGCGTTCATTTGCGTGCCGATCAAGATGGGCCGCGAGACGGTCGGGATATTGAGCGTGGACCGCGAGGCCGATGCCCCCCAGCGATCCACGCGCTTTGAACAGGACGTTCGCTTCCTGAAGATGGTCACGATCCTGATCGGACACGCCGTAAAGCAAAGCCGCGTGATCGCCGCGGAACGCGCCGCGCTGCTGTCGGAAAAACAGCGCCTCGAGACCGCCTTGAAGGGTCGCTACAGCATCGACAACGTGATCGGCCATGGCAAACGCATGCAGGAGGTGTTCGCGGAGGTCCACAAGGTGGCGCCGGGGCGCGCCACCGTGCTTTTGCGCGGCGAATCGGGCACCGGAAAGGAGATGATCGCGCGCGCCATCCATTACCTGAGCCCGCGCAAGGATAAGCCCTTCATACGCGTCAATTGCGCGGCACTCACCGAGACCCTGCTCGAATCCGAACTCTTCGGTCACGAAAAAGGCGCCTTCACCGGCGCCTCGCAGGAGCGCAAGGGGCGCTTCGAGTCCGCGCATGGCGGTACACTCTTCTTGGATGAGATCGGTGAGATCTCGCCGGCCTTCCAGACGAAGCTCTTGCGCGTGCTCCAGGAGCGCGAATTCGAACGGGTCGGCGGAAACAAGTCGATCCGGGTCGATGTGCGCCTGATATGCGCCACCAACCGCGACCTGGAGGCGGCGGTCACCGATGGCACATTCCGCGAAGACCTCTATTACCGCATCAATGTCGTAGCCATCTTTCTGCCGCCCTTGCGCGAACGCCATGAGGACATCCCGTTTCTCGTCGAGCATTGCCTCGATAAATTCAACCGGGAGAACGGCCGGCAGGTACGCATGGCACCCGAGGCGATGCGCATCCTCTTGCGATGCAATTGGACCGGAAATGTGCGCGAGCTCGAGAACTGCGTGGAACGCTCCGCGACCATGGCGCAGGGCGATGTCATCGAACTCCCGGACCTTTCCTGCCAGCAGGGGAAATGCTTTTCGGGGGTCCTGCAGGAGGGCTGGGCGGCGAAAGGCGGCACGCAGCACCCCTTGTCGCGCGTGGACGCGCGGGCGGGCGTGTCGGCCGCGGGGACCGCGCCCGCCCCACCGCCCGCGGGCTCCGAGCGCGAACGCCTGATCTGGGCCCTCGAGCAGTGCGGGTGGGTGCAGGCGAAGGCCGCGCGCCTGCTCAATCTCACCCCCCGGCAGGTCGGCTACGCCCTGAAGAAACACGCCATCCCCCTGCGCCGCCTGTAG
- a CDS encoding DMT family transporter, giving the protein MRARDIVWLLVATALMGSSFAIGQMGLRYAPPLFLAGLRFTLAGALLAGFARKRRPLARWSDRGRVVTIGLLQTAGVMGTIFVSLKTIPAGESAILTFANPLFVVVGGSVLLRHRYRTRQWAGVIVGFAGLAVAVGGGFVLKPGVSLALSSAIFWAAATLLMKRWQGFADLWVLNAYQMLTGGLVLLTLGAVFEAPDFRWNVASAAILAWLVVMASIVQFGAWFYVLHRNDPARVSAYLFLAPVFGVLSGWLLLDQPIGWHVAAGALGIAAGIWLVNQAPSTAAATDPAR; this is encoded by the coding sequence GTGCGCGCACGCGATATCGTTTGGCTTCTGGTGGCGACCGCGCTCATGGGCTCGTCCTTTGCCATTGGACAAATGGGGCTGCGTTACGCCCCCCCGCTTTTCCTGGCGGGGCTCCGATTCACCCTGGCCGGCGCGCTGCTCGCCGGGTTTGCGCGCAAACGCCGGCCGCTTGCCCGATGGAGCGATCGTGGGCGGGTTGTCACCATAGGTCTTCTTCAGACCGCGGGTGTCATGGGCACGATCTTCGTGAGCCTGAAGACCATCCCCGCCGGCGAGTCGGCCATCCTCACCTTTGCCAATCCCCTGTTTGTGGTCGTGGGTGGCTCCGTGCTGCTCCGTCACCGGTATCGCACGCGGCAATGGGCGGGTGTGATCGTGGGATTCGCCGGGCTCGCAGTGGCGGTCGGTGGCGGCTTCGTGTTGAAACCAGGCGTGTCCCTGGCCCTTTCCTCGGCGATTTTCTGGGCGGCCGCCACGCTCCTCATGAAGCGCTGGCAGGGGTTTGCGGACCTCTGGGTGTTGAATGCCTACCAGATGCTGACCGGTGGCCTGGTCCTATTGACGCTGGGCGCGGTCTTCGAGGCGCCCGATTTTCGCTGGAATGTCGCCTCGGCGGCGATCCTCGCATGGCTCGTGGTCATGGCCTCGATCGTGCAGTTCGGGGCCTGGTTTTATGTGCTGCACCGAAACGACCCGGCACGCGTGAGCGCTTATCTCTTTCTCGCTCCGGTATTTGGTGTGTTGTCCGGCTGGCTGCTCCTGGACCAGCCCATCGGCTGGCATGTGGCCGCCGGCGCGCTCGGGATCGCCGCCGGCATCTGGCTTGTCAATCAGGCGCCGAGCACAGCGGCGGCCACCGATCCGGCGCGCTAA